TCATTGCGCTaggtaaataaatatacagtgGGGGAACGGAGAGTGGATGAAGGAAACAAGCTAAAGATGGCACTCAGCATAGTACATACCTCTTTGAACGCCAAGCTGTTCTCAAATTACCCCACAACGAAGGCACCCCCAAGGTTGTAGCTcggtacatcaagactgcacaagcatcagtctatatacatacatacatacatacatacatacatacatacatacatacatacatacatacttagaAAAAGGCACATCACCGTTTTGtcaatgttatattatattttgcacatattttttttcatgcccccccccccccatttctccccagccccctgTCGTCAATTCTGACCCTAGCCTAAATTGGTGCCATACATAAACACTTAATATAGCCACATGTAGTaaatcaatttatcaacaacTCCTTTCCATTTATGGTCGGTATTTCATCACTTCTTCGCGGAACTTAGTGGACGTTTACAAATGAATGCAGTTTTGAAATTGCAGTCAAGATCGTGCCATTCGTAGCCTGGAAAAAAGGAAAGACGACCCGTTAAGTTAGAAAATTACAGTATGCTAACGAATATATGCAAGTAGTGGTGAAAAGCCAAAACCAAATCCTATATATTAAATTTTGGAgttcatatatataataacactgagaaaacatgtaaatgtttgggAGCCGGtttagttaccatggaaacgtaGCCAGGGGTGGCGATGAGGTGGCTTAAGGTGGCAATGAGCATTTTTGAATCCACAACCAAAAAACTAAACCAGATATGATGTAACTGAAAGGGCaaccatagatttttgttccAACACACATTGTTGGATCGGAATACACAATTCTAAACTATAGCTACCATACATGATATGCCCCAGGCAAATTAATTATATGGAACTATATGAAATGCGAAGCTAGCATACTTAAGATAatgcctaattatcgaaaaccCATTAATAAtacaagttacatcaacaagcgTTAAAGGACATATGCACTTATTTACCATGAATGCATGTACTAAACTGTCTTAAATTTAAAGATTgtattctaaagatattgcctaattatcaaaaatggcATTCAGTTTGAATCTGGTTGTAACAGGTGGTCATGTAATAAGATTTGATATTAActgtaacacccaagtaaagagATTCAActattcatatcaagtgtaaaagtatactgtttcaaccAATATGTAAATAATGGTACAGTGCAAATCAATACTCAATGACTGAAGTGtaaatatagacatacatgtagtctagatCTCACCAAGTGCTAAATATTCAGCTGTGATACTAAAAGTACACTCTACTTTACATTAGAGCACAGTATTGTCAGTGGCATTACAAAGGCTACATATAAAGTTTACAATCAAAGACAAAACTTTTCAAACAGTATTATTTAGATTGATATGAATGCAAAAAACGGGTTTGCCACAAATCGCTGTACTTTGGTATTACGGGTTGTAATGGTCGTTATATATACTTACCAGCATTTTCGTCCAAGGCAGCACAATCTTCATTCTCCGTAAAACCATTTGGTTGTGTTGGAGCCCAATTAGTGAATATTACATTTGATCCATCGCTCCACTCAAAAACACCCTCCTTGCGATGCAGTAAAGAATTTGACATAAAcatgaatataatataaaacaaagtGTCTTAGGCTGTCATTTTAACAATCATATATTCAGGTACACGGTAACGTCTAAAATCCTAGTAAGGTACAGAATGGTGTTCCAATTCAAGCACTTTTTGTAAaagtttagatttcaaaactttcATGATATGGAACAACAGAGCTAGAGTTATAACATGTTTGCTACTATGCAAACACATTGATTGGGTAAAATACAATATAcgttttgtttatatattacaTAGAGTAACAATTGGCTCATTTTGAAGGTTCCTTCATTGAAGGCATTTGACAGAAAGGTAGATATCAATgccttgattattcaagatAGTTTCTGTCAAGAAATTAATAGTTCCCTACCGTTTGCATGTCGTTGAAACCTATCCAAGTATGCCTCTCGTTGGTACTTAGTGATTGCACAAAGATTTGTTCATTGGGCGAGAGTACGGAAACCAGATCTCCACCTGGATTGGAACCATCGGTTCTACAGAACACTAATGCATCTGTCCAAGTTCTGTGATTCAGAGCGGCCGACACAAAACGGTAACAATGATCATTGAATATGTTGTAGATGCACGGGGTTTCTTCATCAACAATTTCtggatgaacaatttacatttaAAGTGATGAAAAGACATGGTAGCCTGTCTACAGAACTGGAATCATGGCTACGTTGTGCTCATTCTGTCCAGCATGTTATTGTAGACTATGTCAAATTGATACTATGGTTTGAAAATATCTCAAGAAGCTAATTGGTCGATTACGTGCATGTCAGGATGTTTGACTATTTAAATTAAGTCATTACGAGTTGGACATGAACCAACAAGGACTTGTCTTTATCATGGAACCAGTCAgcttcttcggccggggggggggggggggggttctggtGGATTGTTAGGGAGTCattctgttttgaaaattgtgatgcAAGAAAAAATCATTTCTACAATGACATGACCTTGTCTGAACCACAGGGTATTAAACTTAGCTATTTATGTTTACGAAAGCAAACAAAAaattacttgtttgtgtttttggatgatatatattcacatgtcCCCATGTAGCAGAACAGTGTTACTTAGGCCTCAGATCACAAACCAAGCTTATACACATTAAGTATTATCCATacccacaaaaaaaaaacattgtgaatATAGTGAGTATAGTGTacgcaaattgcggcggtaagttgccgacggtgactttttaatgaatgacaaacccattcatctgtaatactagcttTTTTTCTCGTTCGGGGGCTGTAGTCCGAGAgacagttgtccttcggggcagttgtccgggggggggggcaattgtccggggggcagttgtccggatggggggggggcagttgtccgccGGAGCAGTTATCcgagggggcagttgtcctgttaccgaAGACAGCTAGGCCCATACAAGGAGCGTCGAACTACTCCCTGGCTATTGATAAAATGGTTCCCTGTCCAAGGACATAGTGTAAATGTAGCCTGAATTGTTCCCCTAAAATTCGAGGATTTCGGTTTAAAATACCTGGTGTAAACGTGGAAAGAGTTTGTGGAGAGAATGAGATGTACTGTAAGTAATATTTATAGTAATTGCATGAGATGTAATTTTATTAGAGAAATGGAATATATAGATACATTACATCAGGATTACTTACTTTCCTCTACTTCCCCTACTTCAACGAAGCCCATTGTCTGGACCACAGTAtgcagcaaacaaacaaacacaagatATTTTGACTGCATCTTGACAAATTCCTGTTGGTGACAGAAAGATGGACGTGAAAATTTGCTGTCTCGGTGGTTGGAGTTTGTTGTCAAAGTAAAATTACTAATTTGTATTCTTAGACCCAAGACGAGATAATGTGGTATTTcctggccatatggatgacaaatatGAATGTTTAATTTACGAAAACAACTTTACCATGTGCTCCTGAGTTAAAAAGCATCAGCCATGCCCATATATGCTGTAACTCAGTACAACTCGTAGCCCTCAAGTAAAGCGTTAGAATGATTTCCCATATAATGGTTTGTTCATGACATCTACACCAAGTGTAAAATTACTATACTGTTTCAATGTATTTCATTATCACCCCAGTATGTGGTGTCCCTCagtgtaatcaatctgtaaaaaTGCTAGCTGTGCAAAAcaagtaaatagtcaatgaCTCTAGTATAAACATAGATGCCATTAAAATTGTCTAGATTTCACAGAGAACTAGAATTCACTATGTTAACTACAAGGCATATAATTTAAAGAGACACTAAATGCATTTTTTAGTTCAGTCTTTACCCAGGAGAACAGAATCAGTTTTACACAACCAGAACTTCTTCTAGATGACCAGAACGATTGGCTATCACAGTTTGATATTTCTACAGAGGATGTGTATAACCAACTCATCAAATTGAACTCAAGCAAAATCCCAGGACCTGATAACATACATCCAAGAGTACTGAAAGAACTTGCCGCAGAACTAACAGCACCtatcacttttattttcaatttgtcgGTAAAAGAAGGAAGTATTCCAAAAGTATGGAGACAAGCAAATGTAACTCCAATTTACAAAAAAGGACCAAAACACCATGCTGGTAACTACAGGCCAGTAAGTCTCACATGTATTCTGTGTAAAGTACTAGAAACATTGATAAGAAATGCCGTGGTAGAACACTTGGAGAAGCATGCACTCACTCATCAGAGACAGTCAGTATGGTTTCACTAAAGGCAAATCATGTGTGTCAAACTTGCTGGTGTTCTTTGAAACTGTAACAAAATCAGTGGATGAAGGAAACCCAATAGACATAGCATACCCTGACTTTAGTAAGGCCTTTGATAAGGTTCCCCATGCAAGACTAGTTTCAAAGCTACAAGCACATGGAGTAACAGGGAAGATCAGTGTTTGGATTCAGAACTGGTTAACCGACAGATCACAACGTACAGTACTAAATGGAAATGCATCTAAATGGTCAGCTGTCACCAGTGGTGTACCCCAAGGATCTGTGCTAGGacccattttatttttaatttacattaacGACATTGATGATGTAGTGCAATCTTTCATACTGAAATTTTCAGATGATACCAAGCTGTGTTCAACTGTTAACTCACAGGCAGATTGTGACAATTTTCAAGATGATTTGAACAGATTGTCTACATGGGCTGAATGTCTTTTAATGTAGATAAATGTAAGATTATGCACATTGGTTCATCAAACCAGTCACACAAGTACACCATGAATGATAAACCATTGAATTCAGTAACAGAAGAAAAGGATTTGGGTGTATTGATTCACAACTCATTGAAAACCAGTCATCATTGTGCAGCTGCAGCTAAAAAGGCAAACAGGACACTAGGTATCATCAAACGGAACATTTCACACAAATCAAAATTCGTCATCATGAAGTTGTTCAACTCCTTAGTCAGACCACACATAGAATATGCCGTTCAGTTTTGGAACCCACACTACAAAAAAGACATTGACCTTCTCGAAAATACAAAGGCGAGCTACAAAGCTGATACCAGAACTGAGAAATTTAAGTTATGCAGATAGACTAAGGACACTAAATATAACCACTTTGGAAGAACGAAGGCGGAGAGGTGACTTGATTCAAGTGTTTCGTTTAATCAAGGGATTTGATAAAAGTGACTATGAGCTACTATTTAAACTTCACCAAACCAGCAGGACAAGAGGACACTCACTAAAACTTGTTAAATCTACAGTTAGACTGGATACTAGGAAATATTTCTTCTCTCAGCGTGTCATATCTCAATGGAACAATTTACCAGAACACATCATCCAAGCCAAAACTATTGTGGACTTTAAAATTAGACTGGACCAGTACATGAACAATACAAGGGATTATATGAGCCTTTGAGGCTTTCTTCCCTTTCTTGCCATGGTTAATTTACAACTATGGCAATCACGTTAAATCACGTTAAATCACGTTAAAAGTAATTGAAAGAGTATATTACTTTTACAATTGATATGAACGTTCTAAATGAGAGTGACATATAGACATTCATTGACAATTAAACGTGTGTTAAACCTACTTCTTTGTTTTGGATTGGAAGTGGCAAAGAAGGTAAAAGCGTATGAACAGTTCGTTAATTTgtgtacaacaacaaatattttatacattttttcaatTGTTTGCAATTTATGGAggtacaaacaaggacttggtgattgtttgtgaattttaaaAATCCAACATAACTGCCAAATTCTTAGCCATATGGTTACTTCaacttcattttaatttttgttgccGCGTGTGCAAAAACTGTCAATTCATTAACAGAAATGGATACTGATGATGAAAACGACAATTATCTAATGGGTCAAAGTTAATGCCTGTTGTAATATTCTATGTGGTTAACATCTATAAGAAAAACATATGGAACACAACAGGGTACTCATCGATCAGTCGTTACAATCAACAACAGTTACTGAGTCAACGTGTGTTGTCTATGTTCACGCAGACATCAACTGTACGTGTCTGTCTACAGTGCATTAGCCTTGATACGTTTGCTGACAATGTAATGTTAAACCCCGGAAGAACTACAGCTCAGAACGACATGTGCTATACGGATGTTGTATTGTCAACTTTCTCTCATGTTCTTGAATAAAGAGACAATCAAAGTTTCATTTGATTCGAGAAAACAGTATGGTCACATACCTTTAAGATACTTTGATATGACACTAAGAGCTACGTGCTGCAAGCAGTCTCGTGTATGGCACGATTGATGTGGATTTTGTCTGTAACATATGTTCTGAATCTCATTGTATTATCAATTAGTATATACAATTTATCAATGAGATGGTGTACACATATCTGTTTATCTTTGGCCCAATATGAAACAATTCAGTAACatactgtatttatatatgtgtgtaaataATAAATGACGATGGATTGCATGTTAGGGTTTTTAGAGTTTTGCTTTCAATGTATCTTAAACTAGAGTCTGGTTTTCGGTGTAAAGATGGACTAAATTAGTATTTTGATTGGAAGATTGTAACGACATTAACAACGTAAACTgaatttaatattcatcaaCTGGAAATTAAGATGAATTtattttttcgtttttttttgtCCTGAACCAGCTTAATACATTAGTCGTTTTATTCATTACAGTCTCGGAAGAGATGGATGCTCGATTGCTGGAGGGAACAGAAACAGATCTGAGTACTCAATGAACCGTCTGACGAATTTATGAACTATAATACAAAGCGGAAGTTTGTTTTGTGTACGTTTTTTTTTCGATTCGAATATATACATTTCGAATCaaatacacacgcacacacacacacacacacacacacacacacacacacacacacacatatatatatatatatatatatattaatcaaatcaGTAACACGTGTAGGATTCgaacgcagacagacagacagacagacagacagacagacagacatacaggcagaaTCGGCGCATTAGTACCCATAATGATGCAGACAATACGACAAAGCAAAATGCGTATGCAGATTAGATTTGCTGTTTACTTGCGCCGAGAGTATCGTATATATTTCACTATTTGGTGGAATAGAGTTCATTTCGATATAGATTTGGTATGCaaactgtatataaacaataaaaGTTACAGTAAGGTATTTTAAAGTCAAACCATGGGAAATTATTTATCGAAATCGAAGCCTTGCGTTCGTTCTAATAAAACTGGGTCTTTGTAACATTGCCTGACATTGTGAACAGTTTGATGAGCATGTGTTAAATTCACACCTTTATCACTCCTATCCCGTTTTTTATCTTGAAAGAAGGGGCGGTGTGATAAACTAGTTTTATTTATTGGAGtggatatttcataaattatcgTTTAAAGTAGTCAAGGGTCAGccattttgacaatttgattaTCTGATGAAGAGAAGCGACACTATTTCCATTGATATGAAATTGAACCCCTACctaagaaattaaaatgttttacacAAATACCACAGGGCGGTGTTAATGTTTTGCAGCAAAAGGTTGATAGAGACTCTACCTAGGTCATGTATGAAAGCGCTTAGAAAGAGCACTATCGACACCTTTTGGTAAAAATTGAAGATTTTACcataatcaaatcaaatgacaaTTTACAAATGGATTTGAACTGAAAGTGCTCCTGATGTTTAGTACTTTTGAATCGAGAAATTGCTAACTTTGCTAACTGGTACATATACATTCCGATATAGAAAAAAATCTTGCAAAGTGCTTCAACTCGTAGACTACATCTATCTAGTATTGGGTCATAGTTATTGAATTCCGTACTAATCATTACGCAGACATCTACGTGGGTTCGAATCCTACAGGTGttacttttctttcctcaatttaAGTTTAGTTACATATTATTTGGGTGAGTTTCATCTGTATACAGTTATttagtatatttatatatatgaattGGAATGTGTATgattcgttgttgttgttgttaatccCTCGAACCCTGGTCGACAGTAAATATCCGATTGATTACGtcatcacaagctatttatagcaGGTTGACGTAACTCGTAGTTTCCAGCATTTACTGAGGTGCCAGCTATCGAATTTGAGCAAATTAGGGAGCCGCAATCATAGTATGTATACTTTACAGTGTTTACTCCAAGGTAATCATGACTTTTTTACACGAAATTTGAGCAAAACGTGTGCGAGTTTTAACAATAGTGACAATGCGACTGTTATGCACAGAACCACAGCAGGATGGGGGAAGTTTGCATGTTATTTTTGACGTTGTTGAAAATCACTGTTAAAGACGTCAATGAGTGTGTAGACACACATGGGATCACGTTCAGCCATATTGGATATTTCAACttgaatgtacattttaacaGTATTTACGTATTTCAACCAATTCAACGAAGtaaatttgatatacatattttgggAATGAAGTCCTTGCATATCAATTGCCCtaattatcatattatttacaaagattgttgttgtttttccatATTCCGAGAGTGAGATTTGActaaatgaaacaataaaatatatacatgtataatataaatatacgaATCGAAATCATGTCGTCACTAGATATGATAGCTGTTCCTGTGGAATCGGAGTTGAACTCAACATCGTCACAGTGGACACATATGCATGAGTTCGTCAAAGGTGGTGGCGCCATCAGCTCAGTAGGCAGGTCTAGCTTTTGCTGTCGGTACTTGAAATTTAAACAAGAGTAAACTTTGTACAACTTTGGACGTTGCCAATACCTAGGCGTGAATGCATATAGACGAACTTAATATTGCCAGGAGTCGTTAAGGCCATAATTAAAGTgtagcaaaataaaataatggcCAACATTGTAAGTCCATTTTCATATGTTGATCAGCAATTCTCAGTAACCTGATATAAGCTTGTATGCTTCAGTACATACATGATGAAAACATGCCCTAACAGAAGCAAGCCTGAAAAAAGTTGATTTATTAGAGACTAATGGAAACCTATATTCTAAGGGTGCCAATGGCAAATGATTAATTTTATCATTCCCGGCGAAAAATCAAGAATGTCcgatttcattaaaatttgttatagagaaatattttgttttttattcttGCAAGTATGTAATATGTTACACGTATTGTTGCAATGGATATAGCATTAGGCTTCAAGTTCATCGCCATCCCTAATCCACAACCATTGGTGCTTTTAAGACGCACTAGTGGCATATAATTAGATCAGACATGATGACACAGAGAAGAAGAAAATCAGTGAAATTCAATTTAATGTCAATATCAATGTCATGTTTGATAGCCTAACCCCAGAAAGTCAACGACGTATTCTAGTCCGAATAACGTTAGGTTTAATTTACTTATCACTTCGTTCCGAAAATAACTCTGATCAAATTCTTGAGATAAAAACAATGATAACTGATAATGAAGTACTCTAATTTATCATTTGTCAACAACCTTTCTGTGATAATCTCAACACTGAGATGAGACTTTAGAGTTCTATTATCACTTGGCAATCAGATATAACCGTCTATTACCTAATGTTGTTTACTCAATGCCAAATATCAACCATACATCACCATTTTACGGACACAGACAGTCTGTTTACCCGGATGTTTACGACATTACCATAGAAACACGCCACGGTAAATTCCAATCCTTTTGTGAAGATAACTCGGGGTTAACGTTTTATTCACCGCCTTTCTTTTTGATCAATTTCAGACAGTACTACTAACAATATAATTAATGTTGCGATTGCTAGTCTCCCAAGTAGTCACGTAGTCTTGACAACGTGTTTTCTGTTGAAAACATCATTGTTCATTAACGCTAACGACAAACATTTTCGGACAGTACAGAGAAAATGGAACAACAGTTTAAAACAGAGGTTAATGAATGATCTGTGTCAATGAGCAATCGGGTTCATGTTACCACAGACAATAAACCAAAGCGGATTGAGATGCTACAGAGGGTCTATTATTAAGTTAGAAAGCTAAGAGCAAGATACTGATAATGTAGTGCCGCTGTGTAGCAAACATTGATCAGTTTATAGTTGATAGATTTGATAGACTGAAGCTAAATTGGGTCACTTTCAAAGCCTCATGACTATACAGCCCGCAGCATACAAGGTATATAAGAGAGCTCTGTTGTCATGCCACTGGCAGTGTTTTACTCGAGTCCTTTGAAGTTCTGTCGAGTTTAAACATCGATCAGCAGACAATATGATGAAGGATGATACGGGGAGGATTTCATAGCAATATCAATACGCCAGATAGAAATTCATCATCATTATGTCGTCGTGGACAGAAATATAAAATGCGATATTTTAAAAGCTTAAAAATCATAACTCCTGTTCgaatattatcatttttacaaaacGAGTATTCGACTACACGGTCATCATTTGTTCGTAAGGCTAGCAAATTATTAGTTACACATTTCCTAAATGTACTCATTCATATTTACTTTcataaccccctcccccacccgaTAAACCTgagttaatttattcaaatcGACATCGTGGAGTTCGTGCATATCGCATTTAAGGACCCTTTGCATTTacaggggagagagagagagagagagagagagagagagagagagagagagagagagagagagagagagagagagagagagagagagagagagagagagagagagagagagagagagagagagagagtttgcGTATTTTGAAAACACCCCGTTGTAATATTACAAGTTTCAAAAAGAGAGTGAATTAAGTCATACACAAAACACTAGAGGCTCTTGAATTGTTAAACATGAGTAAACTCCGATGCCTAGTGTAGCTTGGATATATATACTGACCAACTTACTTACTATAGGTGGTGTTAAGGCCAAAATTAAAGACTGACCTCAATTCTAAGGGTGCCAACGACAAATGATTTAGTCAAGAATTTCCgatttgattaaatttattatatttatttatttgttatttgtattttgatttttattctTGCAATTACGTCATCTGTTATGAAcactgttgccatggatatGGCATTAGGCTTCGCACCGTCGCCATCCCCAAATCACAACCAAGGGTGCTTTTAAGACGCACCAGTTGCATAAAGTTAGAACAGACATGATGacacaaagaaaaagaaaatcagTGAAATTCAATTTAAAGTCAATATCAATGTCATGTTTGATAGCCCAACCTCACGAAGTCAACGAGGCATTCATAATAAAGTTAGAAAGGCTTTGTCAACTTGTCCAAAAGTTCACGGTTTGACACACTTGTCACTTCGACCCGAAAATAACTCGATAACGTATAACGAAGTACACTCAAACTTATCAATTTAGATGAGTCTTTATGGTTCTACTGTTAGTTGGCAATCAGATATAACGGTCAATTAGCTATTGTTGTTGTATACTCAATGCTAAATATCAACCATACAGACAACACTGAATACGTCACCATTTTACGGACTCAGACAGTCTGTTTACCCGGATGTTTACGACAGTACCATAGAAACATGTACACGTCAGGGTAAATTCCAATCCGTTTGTAAAGGTAACTCGGGGTTAACGTTTTATTCACGTTTTATTCACGTTTTATTCACTGCCTTTCTTTTGATCAATTTCAGATAGTACTACAATTGTTGAAACCTGACAAATCAGTTGAGATCGATTTTGCATTATACCCATTTGGCAATCTAATCATatctgatgtagtgaaagcggctagatgtctttatttacctataTTTCCCTCGTTTTGTGTCGCTTGCTTTGTTCCGGGTGTTGGAGGTATAGAGGTAAACAAAGACAtatagccgctttcaccacattagattttaatcagtttgCCATCACACTAATACAAACTTTAAAGTTTCTAGAAACTTAACGATTATTCGAGCAGTGTCGATTATCTACCATTTTTTCATTCGACAAAATAATATTcgttatttacaaaaaaaaacactttggGAAGACTTTAAGTAGGATACGATAGTGGACGTACATTGTAATTCCAGAACTTCCCATCTGTTGGACGCCCCTCCCCTTCAACAATCAAGAACccccatttttttaaaagatatttttGTTCCACTTGTATTCCGTCAATATGAAAATCAAAGATGGAAGGAAATGTACTTAAAATGCAGGGCCAAAATCTACCATAGATGTTCATTGATACAATTGAGTATTGTTGCCCCAGCTTCAGGCCCTTCTCAGTATCTGTTACAAATATAGTATTTTTAATATACCATAACATTTGTGTGTTTGGAtagataatatacatattaagtgtatatggttgtttttacaaactaaatcataaaaatatgtCGAGATAAACAAAGTACGAACGTTTTGTAATCAAAATAACAATTAATGTTGCGATTGCTAGTCTCTGACGTAGTCATGTAGTCATGACAACGTGCTTGCTGTTGATAAGAATCATTGTTCATCATCGCTAACAACAAACGTTTTCGGACATTACAGAGAAAATGGAACAAAGTACACGTTTAAAATAGAGGTTATGAATGTGTCGATAAGCAATAGTTCATGCCAGACAACAACTAAAGTGGACTGAAATGCTACATAGGGTCAAACCTCACCCAGACCTAATGTTAAATTACAAAGATAAGCACAAGATAATGATTATGTAGTGCAACGATGTACCAAACCTTGATCAATTTACAATTGATACAGTTGATAAACGAGCTTAATTGACTCACGTTCGAAACCTCGTGACTATACAGCCCTCAGCATACGAGGTATATAAGAGAGCTCTGTTGTCATGCCACTGGCAGTGTTTTACTTGAGTCCTTTGAAGTTCTGTCGAGTTTAAACATCGCTGAGCAGCAGACAATATGATGAAGGATGATACAGGGGAGGATTCCGTGTCAGGAATTCCTAATGCAGGAGCtgatgataatgacaatgaAGCTATAGAACTACCGGGCGTACCACAGGTATGTTGAGATGTCTAAACCAAGACAAAACAATGAACAGAGAATTTCATAGTAATATGAATACGCCAGATAGAAATTCACTATCATTCTGTAGTCGTGGACTGAcaatattaaatacaatattttaaatctTAAACATCATAACTCCTATTATATAAATTCCGAATGTTGGCATTTTTTTACAAACTAGTATTAGTGCAcacttttttgttgttttgtgttgactTCGGTAGAAAATCTGTCACAAGTTTGGATTACAATACGTAACATGTTTAGATGGTAAAACAAGACGTGTGCTCATCAAAAGTTAGCGGGACTGAAAGCTTGACATGTTCGGTGTTTTACTGATCTAGTTCATACATTTACCAACGGTTTGGCTGGTATTGGTCATCAAGTTGCTCTGGACTGAAAAATGTCTGAAGGCCGAAATTGGGTCCGTTAAAAAAACGTTTCTTCGATAGAATATTACTTCTCGATATAGTACACTATGATGAGGTATATTGAACTATCTATAGGTAAATTTGAGTGCATAGTCGTACACatagaaaagtaaaaaaaaatgtacatacccTTAATCAGTGCCTCCATCGCCCGAACTCGTTGAATTTGCACACAAAGCGTAACCATTCACGAGACACCCCATGAAGAATACTTGGCGATCGCAATGGGTTCGTAGTA
The genomic region above belongs to Glandiceps talaboti chromosome 8, keGlaTala1.1, whole genome shotgun sequence and contains:
- the LOC144439155 gene encoding uncharacterized protein LOC144439155 gives rise to the protein MPFSFGTHTTKKTLTFSKIQRRATKLIPELRNLSYADRLRTLNITTLEERRRRGDLIQVFRLIKGFDKSDYELLFKLHQTSRTRGHSLKLVKSTVRLDTRKYFFSQRVISQWNNLPEHIIQAKTIVDFKIRLDQYMNNTRDYMSL